The DNA segment TAGGCATCCGCATGTAATTGCCCTGCCGTTTGGCGTGGCTAATCCTTGGTCAATATCTGCTTTAGTTGGCGGGTAATGAGGGAGATTCAGTTGTTTGCCGTTATTCATTTTTGGGTGGACTCGATTTATTTTTCCTGAGTGATCATAAGTCTCCTCCCATGCCCTCACTTGTCCCGTTCTCGGGTTGTATTCCGTAGCGTGTGATCTTCCTCTCGTTGGCCCTGGAGTACGTGAAAGTTTCTCTTTTTCATAGTACCTAACTCTACCGTCCGGTAAGATACGTTCTCTTTCCGAAGTTGATTGGGCGTTTTGCAGGGCGGATAATTTCCTGTCGAGGTTTGCGGTCGGTCTGAAGTCTCTATTTGAAGCCAGGCCCAGTGGATCAACCCACTCAACTGCATTCGGCGCATATTGATAAAGATTCAGCCCCCCGGCATACCCAATCGGATCCGCCGAAACAAACCGCCCCACCTGCGGATCATAGTACCGGTACCGGTTGTAATGCAGCCCGGTTTCCACATCCAGGTACTGCCCCTGAAACCGTAGCGCAGTGTCGAGTTTCCTGCGCTGCGCCGCCTCGCTCAGCCTCACCTGGGCCTGCCCCCAGGCCTGATAGTCCGCCCGCCAGACCATCTCGCCGTGCTGATCGGTCAGCTCCAGCGGGGTTCCTAGGTGGTCGCATTGGTACCAATCCAGCGCTTTGAAGGCCGGTGCCTGTGGCTGGTATTGCCAGACCGGATCCTGATCGATGTCATACGGCCCGTCATAGCTCGGCTCGGGCAGCAGGGCGATTTGTTGCTCGTACGAGGCCTGCACCAGCGGCACGAAGGTGCCTGGCTCGTAGAGGTAGTGTGTGGTGCGTTCGCCGCGCGGGTGGTAGGTGCTTTCAAACGCCAGGTGGTCGCCGTCCCAGCCATAGATGCTGCTCTTGCAGCCGTAGCGCTCATCGAGGTCCAGGCGTTGCTTGCGGTTCCACAGCGGGCCGGCCTGCGCGCGGTCTTGGTACTTGGCAGCCGATTGCTTGTAGAGGCGCCGGCCGAGGGCGTCGTAGCCGTAGTTGACCTTGAGCCGGGCGTCTTCGTAGCCCACCAGGCGGTCGTACAGGTCCCAGGTGAAGCGGCCGTGCTGGCCGTCCAGCCAGCGCTCGCTGAGGTTGCCGCGGGGGTCGTAGCGGTAGTGGTTGCCCAGGTACTGGTGCAGCAGGTTGTCCATCTGCCGGCTGCGTTTGAGGCCGTTGGCCTGGGGCGCTTCGTGGGGGTCGAGCAGGTTGCTGGCGGGGTCGAAGGCGAAGGTTTCCGCGCCTAGCCGGCTGTGTGCGCCGAGCAGGCGGTTGAGCGGGTCGTAGCGGTAGCTGAGCGTGCCGCGGTTGCTGTCGTCGATGGTGGTCAGTTGGCCGGCGGGGTCGTAGTGGTGCTGGCGCTTGCGCAGGTAGTCGTTGCTGCCGGGCCGGGTGAGGCTTTGCGTGTGCAGGTAGCCGTTGGCCGTCCATTGCTGGCGTTGCTGCAGGCCGTTGCCTTGCACGCGGCCGATTTCCCGGTGCAGGGCGTCGCGCTGGTAGCTGAGCAGCTCGGCGTCATCGAGCTTGATCGCCAGTAGGTGGCCGCTGCCGTAGGTCAGCCAGCTGACCCGGTGGCCATCCGGGCGGGTGGTGGCACAGCGTTGGTTGAGGGCGTCGTACTCGTGCTGCCAGATGGCCACGCTGGGGGTGTCGAGAAAGCGGTAGTACTGGTGCTCGCGGCTGAGGTTGCCGGCCCGGTCGTAGAACCACTGCAGCTTGCTCTGGCTGTTCTCGGCCATGAGCAGCTGGCCGTTGCCGTCGTAGTGGAAGGCTTCGCTTTGCCAGTGCTGGCCATGGCGGTGGCCGGCGTGGCGTTGGCTGAGGCGGCCGAGCCGGTCGAAGGCGAACTCGATGATCCGGTCTTCGTCCAGCTGCTGGGCGAGCACGCCGCTTTCGGCGTGGTAATGGTAGCTGCGGCCTTTACCGTCGAAGCCGGTCTCGCTCAGCAGGCGGCCCATGCTGTCGTAGCTGAAGCGGGCGCTGCTGTGGTTTTCGTTGCGCAGTTCGAGCAGGCGGCCGAGGCGGTCCCAGCGGTAGTCGAGGGTGTGGCCCTGGGCGTCGGTGCGCGTGGCAATCAGGCCGGCGACGTTGTAGGCCCAGCAGGTGCGCCGCTGCAGCGCGTCGGTGTGGCTGAGCAAGCGGCCTTCGGCGTCGCGCTCGAACTGCTCGACGCTGTGGTCGGGGTGGGTGAGGCGGGCCAGTTGGCCGGCTTCGTAGGCGTACTCGGTGACTTGGCCGAGGGCGTCGGTGTAGCGGATCAGCTGGCCGCAGGGGTCGTAGTGCCAGTGGCGGGTGTGGCCGGAGCAGTCGGTGTACTGGCTGAGCAGGCCGTCGGCGGTGTAGGCGAGGGTTTTTTCGTTGCCATTGGCATCGACTACGGCGATGGGCAGGTTGTCGCTGTTGTAGCGGTACTGGGTGGTGTTTTCCAGCGGGTCGATGGTTTCGATGAGGTTGCCGCGCTGGTCGTAGTCCCGCCGCCACAGGCCGCCTTCGGCGTCGCGGGTCTTGAGCAGCTGGTCGTGGTCGTCGTAGGCGTAGTGCACGCAACTGCCGTCGGCGCGGGTATGTTGCAGCAGGTTGCCGCGCTCGTCGTAGGCGAAGCGCTCGGTGC comes from the Pseudomonas urmiensis genome and includes:
- a CDS encoding RHS repeat-associated core domain-containing protein, with protein sequence MSAAPSTHREVALVPANTLHQSDVDFSMKKLDQWLLRMTNDTVGWNTIHTVGSVLPGVGGVFAAIDAIADLITLIDGNQDDVVTWISFGINVFGIMSFPGVGAARAAIRPTLHMLRSHSKATLGNALLTALESNLNALAPGAIEDFATALQQGLASLLSQIADKIKQTCLSFASMIRSVASPEGQRKIAETVKSGKKFVASTGILGMAISLLIDDPRMSDATVRKLLEVADTAQTIGANAHRKINALADPSNTQSIGYLVSMLLTALANRKGRKAQAQNIAPHGTSQATAVSGQGQLVARSSEAPAKADPSAKKDGCPSTCRSISFARGSETLTHTDFSLPGCFALQWSRTYRSSLAAFDGGVFGARWITPFSTCLDVLKQGVLYHAADGRSHTYPLPKIGKHHYDAIEGLVLIRTQETQLVIARGYASQESYQRQGERFVLQSIRQRGGARIDLHYEHHHQGTPVLSDLVTYQNEVQHQHLATALDEHGRISALWQVRNGQPHRQLAAYRYDEHGDLLQADDEHQASWSYQYQDHLITRYSDRSGRGINLQWQGTGPDAKAVREWADDGSFDTRLAWDADVRLTCVTDAHGQVTKHYYDGLGFTYRVIHPDGSEEWLLRDTAKNITQHLHADGSTERFAYDERGNLLQHTRADGSCVHYAYDDHDQLLKTRDAEGGLWRRDYDQRGNLIETIDPLENTTQYRYNSDNLPIAVVDANGNEKTLAYTADGLLSQYTDCSGHTRHWHYDPCGQLIRYTDALGQVTEYAYEAGQLARLTHPDHSVEQFERDAEGRLLSHTDALQRRTCWAYNVAGLIATRTDAQGHTLDYRWDRLGRLLELRNENHSSARFSYDSMGRLLSETGFDGKGRSYHYHAESGVLAQQLDEDRIIEFAFDRLGRLSQRHAGHRHGQHWQSEAFHYDGNGQLLMAENSQSKLQWFYDRAGNLSREHQYYRFLDTPSVAIWQHEYDALNQRCATTRPDGHRVSWLTYGSGHLLAIKLDDAELLSYQRDALHREIGRVQGNGLQQRQQWTANGYLHTQSLTRPGSNDYLRKRQHHYDPAGQLTTIDDSNRGTLSYRYDPLNRLLGAHSRLGAETFAFDPASNLLDPHEAPQANGLKRSRQMDNLLHQYLGNHYRYDPRGNLSERWLDGQHGRFTWDLYDRLVGYEDARLKVNYGYDALGRRLYKQSAAKYQDRAQAGPLWNRKQRLDLDERYGCKSSIYGWDGDHLAFESTYHPRGERTTHYLYEPGTFVPLVQASYEQQIALLPEPSYDGPYDIDQDPVWQYQPQAPAFKALDWYQCDHLGTPLELTDQHGEMVWRADYQAWGQAQVRLSEAAQRRKLDTALRFQGQYLDVETGLHYNRYRYYDPQVGRFVSADPIGYAGGLNLYQYAPNAVEWVDPLGLASNRDFRPTANLDRKLSALQNAQSTSERERILPDGRVRYYEKEKLSRTPGPTRGRSHATEYNPRTGQVRAWEETYDHSGKINRVHPKMNNGKQLNLPHYPPTKADIDQGLATPNGRAITCGCLK